A single window of Sporosarcina sp. FSL W7-1349 DNA harbors:
- the lysA gene encoding diaminopimelate decarboxylase → MHFYGTQSVNEKGHLTIGGVDTVDLAQIYGTPLIVYDVALFRERARAFKETFKHAGVQAQVAYASKAFSSIAIYEVAKEEGLSLDVVSGGELYTAVAAGFPRERIHFHGNNKSFTELQYAFDEKIGCLVIDNFSEIALVKEIAESREEKMNVLIRVTPGVHASTHDFITTGQEDSKFGFDLKNGQADEAFRQLQDHSYIQLLGMHCHIGSQIFETDAFRLAAEALMDKMVEWRDEHGFTCTVLNLGGGFGIRYTEEDRPLHPSAYVDEMAKVVLTMTRNANYPMPEIWIEPGRSLIGDAGTTLYTAGSRKEVPNTRTYLAVDGGMSDNIRPALYGAKYTAITANRVNEAHEDKVTIAGKCCESGDKLIEEAFLASPTEGDIVAIFCTGAYNYSMASNYNRLPKPAVVFCENGEHRLAVRRETYEDLIRLDLSLQAMERGAVN, encoded by the coding sequence ATGCATTTCTACGGAACACAGTCGGTCAATGAGAAAGGCCATCTCACGATCGGGGGAGTCGATACGGTCGATCTTGCACAAATTTACGGAACACCATTAATTGTTTATGATGTCGCTTTGTTCCGTGAGCGCGCCCGGGCTTTCAAGGAAACATTCAAACATGCGGGTGTCCAAGCCCAAGTGGCGTATGCGAGTAAGGCTTTCTCATCCATCGCCATCTACGAAGTGGCCAAAGAGGAAGGCCTGTCGCTTGATGTCGTGTCGGGCGGAGAATTATATACAGCGGTGGCAGCCGGGTTTCCACGTGAACGGATCCATTTCCACGGGAACAATAAAAGCTTTACAGAATTGCAATATGCGTTCGATGAAAAAATAGGCTGTCTCGTCATAGATAACTTTTCTGAAATTGCATTAGTGAAAGAGATTGCGGAGTCCCGGGAAGAGAAGATGAACGTGCTGATCCGGGTGACGCCAGGCGTTCACGCCTCGACCCATGATTTCATCACGACAGGACAGGAAGACTCCAAATTCGGATTCGACTTGAAAAACGGACAGGCGGATGAAGCCTTCCGTCAATTGCAGGACCATTCGTATATCCAACTGCTTGGCATGCACTGTCATATCGGTTCCCAGATTTTCGAAACGGATGCGTTCCGATTGGCTGCGGAAGCGCTTATGGACAAGATGGTGGAGTGGCGTGATGAACATGGGTTTACATGCACCGTCTTGAATTTAGGTGGTGGTTTTGGCATCCGCTATACGGAAGAGGATCGTCCACTTCATCCTTCCGCCTATGTCGACGAAATGGCGAAAGTCGTCCTAACCATGACTCGAAATGCGAACTACCCGATGCCGGAAATTTGGATAGAGCCGGGCCGGTCGCTCATCGGGGACGCGGGTACGACGCTTTACACGGCGGGCAGCCGGAAAGAAGTGCCGAATACTCGAACGTATCTCGCTGTGGACGGCGGTATGTCAGACAACATCCGACCTGCATTGTACGGTGCAAAATATACGGCCATCACGGCAAACCGTGTGAATGAAGCCCATGAGGATAAAGTCACCATTGCCGGAAAATGCTGCGAGTCGGGTGACAAATTGATCGAAGAGGCGTTTCTGGCTTCCCCTACGGAAGGAGATATCGTCGCGATCTTCTGCACTGGGGCCTATAATTACTCCATGGCAAGCAACTACAATCGGCTTCCTAAGCCGGCGGTCGTCTTTTGCGAGAACGGGGAACATCGACTCGCCGTCCGTCGGGAGACTTATGAGGATCTCATCCGGCTGGATCTGTCGCTTCAAGCGATGGAACGAGGGGCAGTCAATTGA